A single region of the Marinobacter nanhaiticus D15-8W genome encodes:
- a CDS encoding SDR family oxidoreductase: MSKRVFITGGASGLGRALALRYAREGARVCIGDINPEQGVEVEKEIADAGGEGLFLPCDVRRIGDLEKVRDQLVEKWGGVDVVVNNAGVASSGSIEGSSLGDWEWILDINVMGVVRGCKVFTPLLKKQKQGTFINVASMAGLMLAPLMSSYNVSKAGVIALSETLSMELRDDGIKVCCVCPAFFPTNLTSSMRSELPGMDLNVNKLMKRSGVTADDVAEDIFRAAQKGEFWVLPHVKERRMWILKRHAPWAFDWLMHQESKRWIRKFGGTA; this comes from the coding sequence ATGTCCAAACGCGTTTTTATCACCGGTGGCGCCAGCGGCCTGGGTCGAGCCTTGGCCTTGCGTTACGCCCGCGAGGGTGCTCGGGTCTGTATCGGCGACATCAATCCGGAACAGGGTGTCGAGGTTGAAAAGGAAATCGCTGACGCCGGTGGCGAGGGGCTCTTCCTCCCCTGCGACGTGCGGCGCATCGGTGACCTGGAAAAAGTCCGCGATCAGCTGGTGGAAAAATGGGGCGGCGTCGATGTCGTCGTCAACAATGCCGGCGTGGCCTCCAGCGGCAGTATCGAAGGCTCGTCCCTGGGCGACTGGGAATGGATCCTGGACATTAACGTCATGGGCGTCGTGCGAGGCTGCAAGGTCTTCACGCCACTGCTAAAGAAACAGAAGCAGGGCACGTTCATCAATGTAGCTTCCATGGCTGGCCTGATGCTGGCGCCGCTGATGAGCAGCTACAACGTGTCGAAGGCGGGCGTAATCGCACTGTCCGAGACGCTCAGCATGGAATTGCGGGATGATGGCATCAAGGTGTGCTGTGTTTGTCCGGCCTTTTTCCCTACGAACCTGACCAGCTCCATGCGCTCGGAGCTACCGGGTATGGATCTCAACGTCAACAAGCTGATGAAGCGCTCCGGCGTCACCGCCGACGATGTCGCCGAGGATATCTTCCGTGCAGCGCAGAAGGGCGAGTTCTGGGTGCTGCCCCACGTCAAGGAACGCCGCATGTGGATTCTCAAGCGCCACGCGCCCTGGGCCTTCGACTGGCTAATGCACCAGGAGAGCAAACGCTGGATCCGCAAATTCGGTGGCACCGCCTGA
- a CDS encoding acyl-CoA dehydrogenase family protein: MDFKPSEKGQDYLKRVKAFMKEEIFPIEARYYDDMAALENRWVELPVIAELKAKAREQGLWNMFLPEEEYGCGLLNSDYALIAEETGRSFIAPEIFNCNAPDTGNMEVLIKYGSDAQKAQWLDKLLAGEVRSAFCMTEPGVASSDATNMAATAIVENDEVVLNGRKWWSTGIGHPKCEVLIFMGLTDPDAPKHRQHSMVLVPKDTPGVKVERMLPVFGAYDEPYGHGEVSFENVRLPASAIIAGPGRGFEIAQGRLGPGRVHHCMRAIGAAERTLELMIKRAVSREAFGKPLAKLGGNPDIIANARMAIEQARLLTLKCAWLLDTQGVMGALSEVSMIKAVIPQMLQTIVDNAIQIHGGAGVSDDDFPLTQLFAYARVLRLADGPDEVHRGMVAKLELKKYAGK, from the coding sequence ATGGACTTCAAACCATCTGAGAAAGGCCAGGATTACCTCAAGCGTGTCAAGGCGTTCATGAAGGAGGAAATCTTCCCGATCGAGGCCCGCTACTATGACGATATGGCGGCTCTGGAAAACCGCTGGGTCGAGTTGCCCGTCATCGCCGAGCTTAAGGCCAAGGCCCGGGAGCAGGGGCTGTGGAACATGTTCCTGCCGGAAGAGGAATATGGCTGCGGGCTGCTGAACTCCGACTACGCGCTGATTGCGGAGGAAACCGGTCGCAGCTTTATCGCGCCGGAAATCTTTAACTGCAACGCGCCGGATACCGGCAATATGGAAGTGCTGATCAAGTACGGCTCTGATGCCCAGAAAGCCCAGTGGCTGGATAAGCTGCTGGCGGGCGAAGTGCGTTCCGCGTTCTGCATGACTGAACCCGGCGTTGCGTCTTCCGATGCGACCAACATGGCCGCGACCGCTATCGTGGAAAATGATGAAGTGGTTCTCAACGGTCGTAAATGGTGGAGCACGGGAATCGGCCACCCCAAGTGCGAAGTACTCATTTTCATGGGGCTGACAGATCCGGATGCGCCCAAGCACCGGCAGCATTCCATGGTCCTCGTCCCCAAAGATACGCCAGGCGTGAAAGTCGAGCGTATGTTGCCGGTATTCGGTGCATACGATGAGCCGTACGGCCACGGTGAAGTCAGTTTCGAGAATGTACGCCTGCCCGCGAGCGCAATCATCGCCGGACCGGGCCGTGGTTTCGAAATTGCCCAGGGCCGTTTGGGCCCGGGACGCGTTCATCACTGTATGCGTGCCATCGGCGCTGCGGAGCGTACGCTGGAACTGATGATCAAGCGCGCCGTTTCCCGGGAGGCGTTCGGCAAGCCGCTCGCAAAGTTGGGGGGCAATCCGGACATTATCGCCAACGCGCGCATGGCCATCGAACAGGCCCGTCTGCTGACCCTCAAGTGTGCGTGGCTGCTGGATACCCAGGGCGTTATGGGCGCGCTGAGTGAAGTGTCGATGATCAAGGCGGTGATTCCGCAGATGCTGCAGACCATCGTCGACAACGCCATCCAGATCCACGGCGGCGCGGGTGTCAGCGATGACGACTTCCCGCTGACCCAGTTGTTTGCCTACGCCCGGGTGTTACGCCTGGCGGATGGCCCGGACGAGGTGCATCGCGGTATGGTGGCGAAACTCGAACTGAAGAAATACGCCGGTAAATAA
- a CDS encoding LysR family transcriptional regulator, with the protein MAANRLDLNLLHVFDTIYREGSLTRAAQALHLTQPAVSHSLARLREHFNDPLFTRQGNQMVATPLARRFAETMRPGLTQIQSAVNQFHAFDPAHQHKSFALGLRDILESTFLPQLMVNLSAYPEIEVISQRIARRDMETQLASGKLDFAVDVLLPVSNQTAHELLRKDRLVVIAGAHWPDLDKGLSLERYLEARHVLVSSRTEGPGIEDFELSRLGVHRRIALRCQHYYAACRVAETTDLLVTMPETYARMIEQQSNIRVLPLPTDMPPLNVHLYWHKAYEKEPALLWFREQLHQVAAI; encoded by the coding sequence ATGGCCGCTAACCGCCTCGACCTCAACCTGCTGCACGTGTTCGACACCATCTATCGCGAAGGAAGTCTGACCCGTGCCGCCCAGGCCCTGCACCTGACGCAGCCGGCAGTGAGCCATTCCCTTGCGCGGCTACGCGAACATTTCAACGACCCGCTTTTCACCCGGCAGGGCAACCAGATGGTCGCCACGCCCCTGGCGCGGCGTTTCGCGGAAACCATGCGTCCCGGCCTGACCCAGATCCAAAGCGCGGTCAACCAGTTCCACGCCTTCGATCCAGCGCATCAGCACAAGAGCTTTGCGTTGGGCTTGCGGGATATCCTCGAATCGACCTTCCTGCCACAACTGATGGTGAACCTGAGCGCCTATCCGGAAATCGAGGTCATCAGCCAGCGCATCGCCCGGCGGGATATGGAAACCCAACTGGCCTCCGGCAAGCTGGACTTCGCCGTGGACGTATTGCTGCCGGTCAGTAACCAGACGGCTCATGAATTACTACGCAAGGACCGGTTGGTGGTGATTGCCGGAGCGCATTGGCCGGATCTGGATAAGGGGCTTTCGCTGGAGCGTTATCTGGAGGCACGCCATGTGCTCGTGTCATCCAGGACGGAGGGGCCAGGCATCGAGGATTTCGAGCTCTCACGACTCGGCGTGCATCGGCGAATAGCACTACGCTGCCAGCATTATTATGCGGCCTGTCGGGTCGCCGAGACCACGGATCTTCTGGTAACGATGCCGGAGACTTACGCCAGGATGATCGAGCAGCAGTCGAATATTCGTGTGTTGCCCTTGCCGACCGATATGCCGCCTCTCAATGTGCATCTGTATTGGCATAAGGCGTATGAAAAGGAACCCGCGTTGTTGTGGTTCAGGGAACAGTTGCATCAAGTGGCGGCGATTTGA
- a CDS encoding EAL domain-containing protein, with protein MNQPAILFDESHCEQCACGEGLEFGISFAFQPIIDVESRSVLAYEALVRGTEGQGAGEVLARVNERNRYAFDQICRVKAVKLAAKLNMQTALSINFMPNAVYQAEYCIRTTLAAARTYNFDTRRIIFEVIEAEALTSAEHLTSIIDTYKEMGFQVALDDFGTGFSRYNLLVASPPDLLKLDMGLIRDVDHEPNKQAVICGIITMMQKLGGRIIAEGVETEAEYAWLRDQGITLFQGYLFAKPGFEHLPEPWYPSES; from the coding sequence TTGAATCAGCCCGCTATCCTTTTCGATGAATCCCATTGCGAGCAATGTGCCTGTGGCGAGGGTCTGGAGTTCGGTATCTCTTTCGCGTTCCAGCCTATTATCGATGTCGAATCCCGCTCAGTTCTGGCGTATGAAGCCTTGGTGCGGGGTACGGAAGGGCAGGGAGCGGGTGAGGTCCTGGCGCGGGTCAACGAGCGTAACCGGTATGCGTTCGACCAGATATGCCGTGTCAAGGCGGTCAAGCTTGCGGCGAAGCTGAATATGCAGACGGCCCTGAGCATCAACTTTATGCCCAACGCTGTGTATCAGGCTGAGTACTGTATTCGGACCACCCTGGCGGCGGCCAGGACATACAATTTCGATACGCGCCGGATTATCTTCGAGGTTATCGAGGCGGAAGCCCTGACATCCGCCGAGCACCTGACCTCGATTATCGATACCTACAAAGAGATGGGCTTCCAGGTGGCCCTGGACGATTTCGGCACCGGCTTTTCCCGCTATAACCTGCTGGTAGCCAGCCCGCCGGATCTTCTGAAACTGGATATGGGGCTGATCCGCGATGTCGATCACGAGCCCAATAAGCAGGCCGTTATCTGCGGTATCATCACCATGATGCAGAAGCTGGGGGGCCGTATTATCGCAGAGGGTGTGGAAACCGAAGCGGAATACGCTTGGCTCCGGGATCAGGGCATTACGCTGTTCCAAGGGTATCTCTTTGCCAAACCTGGTTTCGAGCACCTGCCCGAACCCTGGTATCCTTCCGAATCCTAG
- a CDS encoding isocitrate/isopropylmalate dehydrogenase family protein, giving the protein MTTTKRIAVTPGDGIGPEVIDQAVACLQDLRDQFQLDLEWEIFDWPSHRWHEKHGEVMPEDALDQLRSFDAILLGALGDPGPMTDPNRHLLPDSISLAPLLQMRKGFDQWVCERPARLLPGARQYLADDRARDIDMLVIRENSEGEYVAQGGRLRPGSPDEVATQMEVFTRRATDRIIRYGFEQARARAATRSADGKPRQFKTLDGRTCESQVCLVTKRNALRYWGDMYTEALAAIATEYPDVATHHELVDAACMKFVQAPWAFDVVVASNLQGDILTDLAAVLSGGMGVAPSCNLNPDDRSMPSMFEPTHGSAPDIAGQGLADPTAMLFTTARMLQWLANDEDEKLQHAADTLYNAMAADLAAHGGERRKTVEIGQAVRLRMKG; this is encoded by the coding sequence ATGACTACAACCAAGCGAATCGCCGTCACGCCCGGGGACGGGATAGGACCGGAAGTGATCGATCAGGCGGTGGCCTGCCTGCAGGACCTTCGCGATCAGTTCCAACTGGATCTGGAGTGGGAAATCTTCGACTGGCCGTCCCACCGCTGGCATGAAAAGCACGGCGAGGTCATGCCCGAGGACGCCCTCGACCAACTGCGCAGCTTCGACGCCATCCTGCTTGGCGCCCTGGGCGATCCAGGTCCGATGACCGACCCCAACCGTCACCTGCTACCGGACAGCATTTCCCTCGCACCACTGCTGCAGATGCGCAAAGGCTTCGACCAGTGGGTTTGCGAACGTCCGGCGCGCCTTCTGCCCGGCGCACGCCAGTACCTGGCTGATGATCGAGCCAGAGATATCGATATGCTGGTGATTCGCGAAAACAGCGAAGGGGAATACGTGGCCCAGGGTGGCCGACTGCGGCCCGGGAGCCCCGATGAGGTCGCCACGCAGATGGAAGTCTTTACCCGCCGCGCCACCGACCGGATTATCCGCTACGGCTTCGAGCAGGCCCGGGCCCGCGCTGCGACGCGCTCCGCCGATGGTAAACCGCGCCAGTTCAAGACCCTGGATGGCCGTACCTGCGAGAGCCAGGTCTGCCTGGTGACCAAGCGCAATGCCCTGCGCTACTGGGGAGATATGTATACCGAAGCTCTGGCGGCCATCGCTACCGAATACCCGGATGTCGCCACCCACCACGAACTGGTAGACGCCGCCTGCATGAAATTTGTCCAGGCACCCTGGGCGTTCGACGTAGTGGTCGCCAGCAACCTTCAAGGCGATATCCTGACCGACCTGGCGGCAGTCCTATCCGGCGGTATGGGCGTTGCGCCCTCCTGCAACCTGAACCCGGACGACCGCTCGATGCCATCCATGTTCGAACCGACCCACGGCAGTGCACCGGACATTGCCGGCCAAGGCCTTGCGGATCCCACTGCCATGCTCTTTACCACCGCGCGAATGTTGCAGTGGCTGGCCAACGACGAAGATGAAAAGTTGCAGCACGCCGCCGATACCCTTTATAACGCCATGGCCGCAGACCTTGCCGCCCATGGCGGCGAACGGCGCAAGACAGTGGAAATCGGTCAGGCCGTGCGCCTGCGGATGAAGGGATAA
- a CDS encoding D-2-hydroxyacid dehydrogenase: MTRETDKPIVTVLTAPDEPEPPGMEAVRELAEVRFASDESSLKETLPGTQVMMVTDFRTEALEAAWPSADRLEWIHATSAGVDALMFPALIDGPVKVTNAQGIFDRTIAEYVLCTILMFSKDFPHSIRLQQKHQWKHRDTERAQGQRVLVVGAGSIGRQISRLVRAIGMESHGIARRARADDPDFEAVHSNDALDEQLALADYVVVAAPLTPQTEGLFERRKFQAMKKEARFINIGRGPIVRTHDLVDALKAGEIAGAGLDVFEEEPLPEDHPLWGLENVLITAHMAGDFIGWRAALTEQFVDNLQRWKAGESLFNNVDKKLGYAAK, translated from the coding sequence ATGACGCGCGAAACAGATAAGCCGATCGTGACTGTTCTCACTGCCCCCGATGAGCCGGAGCCGCCCGGCATGGAGGCGGTTCGGGAGTTGGCGGAGGTTCGCTTTGCCTCTGATGAATCGTCGTTGAAGGAAACCCTACCTGGCACCCAGGTCATGATGGTGACGGACTTCCGTACCGAGGCCCTCGAGGCGGCCTGGCCCAGCGCTGACCGACTGGAATGGATTCACGCGACGAGTGCCGGGGTGGATGCGCTGATGTTTCCGGCGCTGATCGATGGCCCGGTGAAAGTCACTAACGCCCAGGGCATCTTCGATCGCACTATTGCCGAGTACGTGCTCTGTACCATCTTGATGTTCAGCAAGGATTTCCCGCACTCCATTCGTCTCCAGCAGAAACACCAGTGGAAACACCGGGACACGGAGCGCGCCCAGGGCCAGCGCGTGCTGGTGGTGGGGGCCGGTTCCATCGGCCGTCAGATCTCCCGGCTGGTTCGCGCGATTGGTATGGAGTCCCACGGGATCGCCCGGCGGGCTCGGGCCGATGATCCGGACTTCGAGGCTGTCCACAGCAACGATGCCCTGGACGAGCAGTTGGCACTGGCGGACTACGTGGTGGTGGCGGCGCCGCTAACCCCGCAGACGGAGGGGCTGTTTGAACGCCGTAAGTTCCAGGCGATGAAGAAGGAGGCGCGGTTCATCAATATTGGCCGCGGGCCCATCGTCCGTACCCATGACCTCGTGGATGCGCTCAAAGCGGGTGAGATAGCCGGTGCCGGCCTCGATGTCTTCGAGGAAGAACCACTGCCTGAAGACCATCCCTTGTGGGGCCTGGAAAACGTGCTGATCACCGCCCATATGGCCGGCGATTTCATCGGCTGGCGCGCTGCCCTGACCGAGCAGTTCGTGGATAACTTACAACGCTGGAAGGCGGGCGAGAGTCTGTTTAATAACGTAGACAAGAAACTGGGCTACGCCGCAAAATAG
- a CDS encoding pyridoxal phosphate-dependent aminotransferase yields the protein MADGAKPNQSTDTAPRKIKYRKTKARWHPSMQAIPVPGIRRMVNMAATMKDVIHLSIGQPDLPTPKHVIDAYIDALNAGQTGYTMDAGLPELLVALRDYYGKRYDRKLTKDNILITSGATEAMYLALSATAAPGRQFIVTDPSFLLYAPLIRMNGGEVKFIPTRIENNHQLDPDEVIAAMGQRTFAVVLNSPNNPTGAVYPRSTIETIVEECAYRGIQIFSDEVYDHLILDDQEYASVLRCSVDLDNIMCISSFSKTYSMAGLRVGWVISSQATIKSLRRYHMFTTSVANTPSQFAGVAALTGDQQCIRDMVSIYRERRDRIVDLVAQTPHLTGYQPGGAFFIFPDLPKHVNGSDLALRMLKETGVCVVPGDAFGEHTENALRFSFSASVETIEEAFDRIIPWMAKQPF from the coding sequence ATGGCCGACGGTGCAAAGCCCAACCAATCCACTGATACCGCTCCGCGCAAGATCAAGTACCGCAAGACCAAGGCCCGCTGGCATCCATCGATGCAGGCGATCCCGGTGCCGGGTATCCGGCGTATGGTCAACATGGCGGCCACCATGAAGGACGTGATCCACCTGTCCATTGGCCAGCCAGACCTGCCGACACCGAAACATGTCATCGATGCCTACATCGATGCGCTCAATGCCGGCCAGACCGGCTATACCATGGACGCCGGCTTGCCCGAGCTGCTGGTCGCGCTGCGTGACTATTATGGCAAGCGCTACGACCGAAAGCTGACCAAGGACAACATCCTGATTACGTCGGGCGCGACGGAGGCCATGTACCTGGCACTGTCCGCCACCGCGGCGCCGGGCCGACAGTTCATCGTCACCGATCCCTCGTTCCTGCTCTATGCACCGCTGATTCGTATGAACGGTGGCGAGGTGAAGTTCATTCCCACGCGGATCGAGAACAACCACCAGCTGGATCCGGACGAAGTCATCGCGGCCATGGGCCAGCGCACCTTCGCGGTGGTGCTGAACTCTCCGAACAACCCTACGGGCGCGGTCTATCCACGCAGCACTATCGAAACCATCGTCGAGGAGTGCGCCTACCGCGGCATACAGATCTTCAGCGACGAAGTCTACGACCATCTGATCCTCGATGACCAGGAATACGCCAGCGTTCTCCGCTGCAGCGTGGACCTGGACAACATCATGTGCATCAGTAGCTTCTCCAAGACCTATAGCATGGCGGGGTTGCGTGTCGGTTGGGTAATTTCAAGCCAGGCAACCATCAAGTCGCTGCGGCGCTATCACATGTTCACCACGTCGGTGGCAAACACGCCGTCGCAGTTTGCGGGTGTCGCAGCACTGACCGGTGACCAGCAGTGCATTCGGGATATGGTGTCAATCTATCGGGAGCGGCGTGACCGGATCGTGGATCTTGTCGCACAGACACCGCACCTAACCGGCTACCAGCCAGGCGGGGCCTTCTTCATCTTCCCGGACCTGCCCAAGCATGTGAACGGCTCCGACCTGGCGTTGCGCATGCTCAAGGAAACCGGTGTCTGCGTGGTCCCGGGCGACGCCTTTGGCGAGCACACGGAGAACGCCCTTCGATTCAGTTTCTCCGCGTCGGTAGAGACGATCGAGGAAGCTTTTGATCGAATCATTCCGTGGATGGCCAAGCAACCGTTCTGA
- a CDS encoding CPXCG motif-containing cysteine-rich protein, with protein sequence MLEPAQIQCPYCWESLDISVDPSVRHQDYVEDCQVCCQPILIHVQFEEDGELIVSAEAEND encoded by the coding sequence ATGCTTGAACCCGCCCAAATCCAATGCCCCTATTGCTGGGAGTCGCTGGACATTAGCGTCGATCCCTCCGTACGCCACCAGGACTACGTAGAAGACTGCCAAGTGTGCTGTCAGCCCATTCTGATTCACGTGCAGTTCGAAGAAGATGGCGAGCTGATTGTCAGCGCGGAAGCGGAAAACGACTGA
- a CDS encoding HAD family hydrolase, with protein sequence MEMNTGGLTGPFGAIAFDLDGTLVDSGLDFFAIREELGFPQGIGLLEHIATLSDPAAVAHAHAVIHRFEMAGARRATWMPGAQELLLHLKAFDVPVAILTRNSREAVAATDAALGLGIELILTRDDAPPKPDPGGLALIAEQLGTAPDRMTYVGDYVDDLTAARRAGMAAGLYRNERNARFVGQADYVIRHFNELQQLWR encoded by the coding sequence ATGGAAATGAATACAGGTGGGCTAACGGGGCCATTCGGCGCCATCGCCTTCGACCTCGATGGAACCCTGGTGGATTCCGGTCTGGATTTCTTCGCCATTCGCGAGGAGCTCGGTTTCCCCCAGGGTATTGGGTTGTTGGAGCACATTGCGACCCTGTCCGATCCCGCCGCGGTAGCGCATGCCCATGCGGTTATACATCGTTTCGAAATGGCCGGGGCCAGGCGAGCGACATGGATGCCGGGAGCGCAGGAGCTACTGCTGCATTTAAAGGCGTTTGATGTGCCTGTTGCGATCCTCACCCGCAACAGCCGCGAGGCAGTGGCGGCTACGGACGCGGCTCTTGGCCTCGGGATCGAGCTGATCCTGACCCGGGACGATGCGCCTCCGAAGCCGGACCCTGGGGGCCTGGCGCTCATTGCCGAGCAACTGGGCACCGCGCCGGATCGCATGACCTACGTTGGCGACTATGTCGATGACCTTACCGCCGCACGCCGGGCGGGCATGGCGGCCGGCCTCTATCGCAACGAGCGTAATGCCCGTTTTGTCGGGCAGGCGGACTATGTCATCAGGCATTTCAACGAACTACAGCAACTCTGGCGCTGA
- a CDS encoding DUF1439 domain-containing protein → MPQFPLLRHIRLLGALALMLVMTGCASLSPYSISENTLEGYLQNAVADFDRQQLQAGSPLSVSLSHADITLGPDGREVAVLEIEGQVSVNAFLARLPVDLALKVEGAPVYDREQKAVFIRRLQLLDSRVESSMFKGDLKPVTDNVMRMVAQWLETVPVYRLDEESLGQRLLGMAPVGVKVVPGKLILVPAE, encoded by the coding sequence ATGCCGCAGTTCCCGCTGCTCCGTCACATTCGTTTGCTGGGCGCGCTGGCTCTCATGCTGGTTATGACCGGTTGCGCTTCTTTGTCGCCCTACTCGATCAGCGAAAACACCCTCGAAGGTTACCTGCAAAATGCCGTGGCGGACTTCGACCGGCAACAGCTCCAGGCAGGCTCACCGCTGAGCGTATCACTGAGCCATGCCGATATCACACTGGGTCCGGATGGCCGCGAAGTTGCCGTGCTCGAAATCGAAGGCCAGGTATCCGTCAACGCGTTCTTGGCCCGCCTGCCGGTAGACTTGGCGTTAAAAGTCGAAGGCGCTCCCGTCTATGACCGCGAGCAGAAAGCCGTTTTCATCCGCCGCCTCCAGTTACTCGACAGCCGCGTCGAGTCGTCAATGTTCAAGGGGGACCTGAAACCGGTGACCGACAATGTCATGCGCATGGTTGCCCAATGGCTGGAAACCGTACCCGTCTATAGACTTGACGAGGAAAGCCTTGGACAGCGATTGCTGGGCATGGCACCGGTCGGCGTCAAGGTGGTTCCGGGCAAACTGATCCTGGTACCGGCCGAATAA
- a CDS encoding sulfite exporter TauE/SafE family protein: MDELTLLDFILANLFLLAGCCLQGIAGYGIGTLSAPLLFLISPLFVPGPLVVNAVVLTVLLLLRNRASIRFREVRFAIGGSIVGTVLAGLTLAYITGRAFDLVFGGLILFGVLLSVAGLKPQLNTRNSVIAGAASGYMGTTVAVGGPPVAMIYQNEKGPLVRANMSAFFLFSSCASIVALIPAGRLGLIELKLFAYTLPGVVAGFLLSGLLVQRLPFAAMRPLILGIASIAGIGALIRGLTGG; this comes from the coding sequence GTGGACGAACTGACACTCCTCGACTTCATACTCGCCAATCTTTTCCTGCTTGCGGGTTGCTGCCTTCAGGGCATCGCCGGCTATGGCATTGGTACCCTCTCCGCACCGCTGCTATTCCTGATCAGCCCGCTGTTCGTTCCTGGCCCCCTCGTGGTGAACGCCGTCGTCCTCACCGTGTTGCTGCTGTTGCGAAACCGGGCAAGTATCCGTTTCCGTGAAGTGCGCTTTGCCATCGGCGGCAGCATCGTTGGAACGGTATTGGCCGGGCTGACCCTGGCCTACATAACCGGCCGGGCTTTTGACCTGGTGTTTGGCGGGCTGATCCTGTTTGGTGTCCTGCTCAGTGTTGCCGGCCTCAAGCCACAGCTCAACACACGCAACAGCGTGATTGCGGGAGCGGCCAGCGGGTATATGGGCACCACGGTCGCAGTCGGCGGCCCCCCCGTCGCCATGATCTACCAGAACGAAAAAGGCCCGCTCGTGCGGGCCAATATGTCGGCATTCTTCCTGTTTTCCAGCTGCGCCAGCATCGTTGCGCTGATCCCGGCAGGTCGGCTCGGGCTGATCGAGCTCAAGCTATTTGCCTATACCCTGCCGGGGGTCGTGGCCGGCTTCCTGCTGTCGGGACTACTGGTTCAGCGCCTCCCCTTTGCGGCCATGCGGCCGCTGATCCTGGGCATCGCGAGCATCGCCGGTATCGGCGCGCTGATACGCGGCCTTACCGGCGGCTGA
- a CDS encoding fatty acid desaturase family protein: protein MNAAVKPESIRSASFGKQDERALRDQMRKDLPADTFKTQTWRIIWFLPLQLVIWGGIATILMAGLPWYANLVLGLVVGHTIGSQALLAHEVLHGAMGMSRGWQNFFGWLGFGPMVAPPEFWRKWHNSIHHAHTNMGDTDPDSFGTLRRYKADPKQKKFPKLAPGSGTWYSLLFLTYSFTMHAQIVLWKQAKRRKQFRGFNRRKAIIQSMLCVAGWLTLAVISGPLAIFTVVIPFMMANVLGQGYILTNHFLRPQTETNNPLDNSMSLRTLPVLDRLHFRFSHHIEHHFFPKMPSNKAPRLREWLETHYPERYVAPTHWQAIKLLYSTPRVYKTPTELVDPNKPERTFDLLPLQVEMSAATYKAAKGA, encoded by the coding sequence GTGAATGCGGCCGTAAAACCCGAATCTATCCGTTCCGCCAGCTTTGGCAAGCAGGACGAGCGTGCGCTGCGCGATCAGATGCGAAAGGATCTGCCAGCGGATACCTTCAAGACGCAGACCTGGCGCATCATCTGGTTCCTACCGTTGCAGTTGGTAATCTGGGGTGGGATTGCGACCATACTGATGGCTGGACTTCCGTGGTATGCCAACCTGGTATTGGGACTCGTCGTGGGTCATACCATCGGTTCCCAGGCCCTGCTGGCGCATGAGGTGCTACACGGTGCCATGGGTATGAGTCGGGGATGGCAGAATTTCTTTGGCTGGCTGGGTTTCGGTCCGATGGTTGCGCCGCCGGAGTTTTGGCGCAAGTGGCACAATTCCATCCACCACGCCCACACCAACATGGGCGACACCGATCCGGACAGCTTCGGCACCCTGCGCCGTTACAAGGCCGATCCGAAGCAGAAGAAGTTCCCCAAGCTGGCGCCGGGGTCAGGCACCTGGTATAGCCTGCTGTTCCTGACCTATTCCTTCACTATGCATGCCCAGATCGTATTATGGAAACAGGCCAAACGACGCAAGCAGTTCCGCGGCTTCAACCGCCGCAAGGCAATCATTCAGTCCATGCTGTGCGTGGCCGGTTGGCTGACCCTGGCGGTGATCTCGGGGCCGTTGGCGATCTTCACGGTGGTGATTCCGTTCATGATGGCGAATGTTTTGGGGCAGGGTTACATTCTCACCAATCATTTCCTGCGCCCGCAGACGGAGACCAACAATCCGTTGGACAACTCCATGAGCCTGCGTACGCTGCCCGTCCTTGATCGGTTGCACTTCCGCTTCAGCCACCATATCGAGCATCACTTCTTCCCGAAGATGCCATCGAACAAGGCGCCGCGTCTGCGCGAATGGCTGGAAACGCACTATCCGGAGCGTTACGTGGCGCCGACCCACTGGCAAGCCATCAAGCTGTTGTATTCCACGCCGCGGGTTTACAAGACGCCGACTGAGCTGGTTGATCCGAACAAGCCGGAACGCACGTTCGATCTGCTACCGCTGCAGGTCGAGATGAGCGCTGCGACTTACAAGGCGGCCAAAGGCGCGTGA